One window of Bacteroidota bacterium genomic DNA carries:
- a CDS encoding FkbM family methyltransferase, with the protein MLQRLLPFETTLRILSAGFLAPDRVGLHAPIHHRVRFLRQFIRPGDVCIDVGANLGYFTVPLSRLVGKRGQVYAVEPVTIFVDVLRANIRRFGIAERVTVLPVALGAEDGATVQLATAEVGGVARHGMTRVVPESARSASALVYDAPMRRPDLLFAHLDRLDFLKVDIEGFETEVMPLFAPLLERHRPVLEIEAGSSESMTVLRALCEPLGYAACTLHENGLVPLDEAARRGIPEDAEVYFWPSGRRS; encoded by the coding sequence GTGCTTCAGCGCCTCCTGCCGTTTGAGACGACGCTGCGCATCCTTTCGGCAGGCTTCCTAGCACCCGATCGGGTTGGACTCCACGCGCCCATCCATCACCGCGTGCGATTCCTCCGCCAGTTCATTCGCCCCGGCGACGTTTGCATCGACGTGGGGGCAAATCTTGGCTACTTCACCGTGCCGCTCTCTAGGCTCGTCGGCAAGCGCGGACAGGTCTACGCGGTCGAGCCCGTCACCATCTTCGTAGACGTGTTGCGGGCCAACATCCGACGCTTTGGCATCGCAGAGCGCGTCACGGTGCTTCCGGTTGCGCTCGGTGCGGAGGACGGAGCAACCGTGCAACTGGCGACAGCAGAGGTGGGTGGTGTGGCTCGGCACGGCATGACTCGGGTCGTACCTGAAAGCGCACGCAGTGCCTCCGCGTTGGTCTACGATGCACCGATGCGCAGGCCGGACTTGCTCTTCGCGCACCTGGACCGCCTCGACTTTCTCAAGGTAGACATTGAGGGCTTCGAGACGGAGGTGATGCCGCTCTTTGCTCCACTCCTGGAGCGGCATCGGCCGGTGCTCGAAATCGAGGCAGGCAGCTCTGAGAGCATGACGGTGTTGCGCGCACTCTGTGAGCCTCTGGGCTATGCTGCGTGTACGCTCCACGAAAACGGCCTCGTCCCGCTCGACGAAGCGGCGCGGCGTGGGATTCCGGAGGACGCGGAGGTGTACTTTTGGCCGAGCGGTCGCAGGTCCTAG
- a CDS encoding T9SS type A sorting domain-containing protein, protein MVWDSLGAGADRSNGFTRTDAIALRQDSDTLWMSAGVNIFRLAPDQPFFGPAYNETINPGPDDQLSVSPDGVFATTGMSYSTDGGVTWLRAEEDTDGDGLGDEPLRAGVNDFCQTAHPSLGGVLFAAGVGGVLWASTDGGQVWSRRTDWGGTGFRDAYSVTELRAGPHAGRVVVGFLGRIRYSDDGGVTWSEGSGVPGRIWERLAQGPDGTLYATSNDLPSILVSRDGGASWSVLYTFPDDEYIEGEANPHVAVAADGTLWAALERTEGTFAYSVDGGQSWTEAAEGFGRYEVNELLIDGRGRLVAATDAGVWRTRGSVSVSEESATPPGAPSGAVLDAPYPNPAAGTMTIPLALAEETAIRVTVMDVLGREVAVVHAGRLAAGRHTLAFDTRALAAGVYVVLARSGDQVIGSQRLLLAASR, encoded by the coding sequence GTGGTCTGGGACTCGCTCGGCGCCGGAGCCGACCGCTCCAACGGCTTCACCCGGACCGATGCCATCGCGCTTCGTCAAGACAGCGACACCCTCTGGATGTCTGCAGGAGTCAACATCTTCCGCCTCGCGCCGGATCAGCCCTTCTTCGGCCCCGCCTACAACGAGACCATCAACCCGGGGCCCGATGATCAACTTTCAGTATCGCCGGACGGCGTCTTCGCCACAACGGGGATGAGCTACTCCACCGACGGCGGCGTGACGTGGCTGCGCGCCGAGGAGGACACCGACGGCGACGGCCTCGGCGACGAGCCGCTGCGGGCGGGGGTAAACGACTTCTGCCAGACGGCGCACCCGTCGCTGGGGGGCGTGCTCTTCGCCGCCGGGGTGGGCGGGGTGCTGTGGGCGAGCACGGACGGGGGGCAGGTGTGGAGCCGGCGCACAGACTGGGGAGGGACGGGCTTCCGGGACGCGTACAGCGTGACGGAGTTGCGAGCGGGTCCGCACGCGGGACGGGTGGTGGTGGGGTTCCTGGGGCGCATCCGGTACTCGGACGACGGGGGCGTGACGTGGTCGGAGGGAAGCGGCGTACCCGGACGCATTTGGGAGCGGCTCGCCCAAGGCCCTGACGGCACGCTCTACGCGACCTCCAACGACCTGCCGAGCATCCTCGTCAGCCGCGACGGCGGTGCGAGCTGGTCGGTGCTCTACACGTTCCCCGACGACGAGTACATCGAAGGTGAGGCGAACCCGCACGTGGCTGTGGCGGCGGACGGGACGCTGTGGGCCGCGCTTGAGCGCACGGAGGGGACGTTCGCCTACAGCGTGGACGGAGGCCAGTCGTGGACGGAGGCGGCCGAGGGCTTCGGGCGCTACGAGGTCAACGAACTCCTCATCGACGGGCGGGGGCGGTTGGTGGCGGCAACGGACGCGGGCGTGTGGCGCACGCGCGGGTCGGTGAGCGTGAGCGAGGAGAGCGCCACGCCGCCGGGAGCACCGAGCGGAGCGGTGCTGGACGCGCCCTATCCGAACCCGGCAGCGGGCACGATGACGATCCCGCTAGCGCTCGCCGAGGAGACCGCCATACGCGTGACGGTGATGGACGTGCTCGGACGCGAAGTGGCGGTGGTACACGCCGGGCGGCTTGCCGCAGGACGCCACACGCTCGCGTTCGACACGCGCGCGCTCGCCGCGGGCGTCTACGTGGTGCTCGCACGAAGCGGCGACCAGGTAATCGGCTCGCAACGGCTACTGCTGGCGGCTTCGCGCTAG
- a CDS encoding T9SS type A sorting domain-containing protein, translating into MSFQPGSKLVVDWKLDVSGITLAAANPTQGWGGIDVPVGGDIVFRDDLRVLANQTLRLRGAGDYEFTNGAQIVVEGAFDAGGVAFQAQNGNGWGGIRFESGSSGILSGGSITGVSNPCGTGACLDDYAVSLNNASVVMNDLRITTPIGSGVGGIYAYGQNTLLDMERVEVRDMTGRGLGLVNRATARVRSSRFVNNLGDGISVLNRATAFIRQAEENFPAEISDNGLRGILAASRGTAILGEQGGCSAPFCASAATDGYALVEANDREGLRINSNSTINAGGANAHRFNTIRDNDASQVRVFGSGADLFMNADFWGGGEPVPNASNGGAFFYTSYCLDEPTFGQGCTIEDVDSVPTRQGGASAEAFYALAEADALRAQGRTNEAALAFADLARRYPGTPEATSSLARLGRLTSELDAPAQRQTLRFLDGETRQRGAVHEHAALAALAGALADLGQTEAAVAVAADLTVRTASLRAADFGGSVFDTAIFGDEDPMLEAQIVGPETAFYAWMDAEDFAAAEASWAELAALAPDHEATAAAREAFAFVVGRVPAGAARAGGATARAMPAQKSVTVWPNPAGARATVGVALAEEAVVRVTVVDVLGREVAVVHAGRLAAGRHTLAFDTRSLAAGVYVVRAEQPSGATTTRLTVVR; encoded by the coding sequence ATGTCCTTCCAGCCGGGTAGCAAGCTTGTAGTAGACTGGAAGTTGGATGTATCCGGCATCACACTAGCTGCTGCCAACCCAACGCAAGGGTGGGGCGGGATCGACGTACCAGTGGGTGGTGACATTGTCTTCCGCGACGACCTCCGTGTGCTTGCTAACCAGACTCTTCGCTTGCGAGGAGCAGGCGACTACGAGTTCACAAACGGTGCTCAGATCGTAGTCGAGGGTGCGTTCGATGCCGGCGGTGTGGCGTTCCAAGCGCAGAATGGCAATGGTTGGGGCGGCATTCGCTTTGAGTCGGGGAGCAGTGGTATCCTGTCCGGCGGTAGCATCACGGGCGTAAGCAATCCATGCGGGACGGGTGCGTGTCTTGACGACTATGCCGTGTCGCTCAACAACGCTAGCGTGGTTATGAACGACTTGCGTATCACGACTCCAATTGGCTCGGGCGTCGGTGGGATTTATGCGTATGGGCAAAACACACTGCTTGACATGGAGCGCGTCGAGGTGCGCGATATGACTGGACGAGGACTAGGCCTAGTCAACCGGGCAACGGCGCGTGTGCGAAGCAGTCGGTTCGTCAACAACCTTGGTGACGGCATTTCTGTGCTCAACCGCGCTACCGCGTTCATTCGCCAAGCTGAGGAGAATTTCCCCGCGGAGATATCAGATAACGGGCTGCGCGGGATATTGGCGGCCTCGCGTGGTACAGCCATCCTGGGAGAGCAGGGCGGCTGCAGCGCGCCCTTCTGCGCTAGCGCCGCTACCGACGGCTATGCGCTCGTCGAAGCCAATGATCGCGAAGGCTTGCGCATCAACAGCAATTCGACCATCAACGCGGGAGGAGCCAACGCGCACCGTTTCAACACTATCCGCGACAACGATGCCTCTCAAGTAAGGGTCTTTGGAAGCGGGGCCGACCTCTTCATGAACGCCGACTTCTGGGGCGGCGGGGAGCCTGTTCCCAACGCGTCGAACGGCGGCGCTTTCTTCTACACGTCATACTGTCTGGACGAACCTACCTTCGGACAGGGATGTACGATTGAGGATGTGGACAGCGTCCCTACACGTCAGGGGGGGGCGTCGGCAGAAGCCTTCTACGCGCTCGCGGAGGCTGATGCACTGCGCGCACAGGGCCGCACGAACGAGGCGGCGCTCGCGTTCGCAGACCTTGCTCGCCGCTACCCTGGCACCCCCGAGGCTACGAGCAGCCTCGCGCGGCTTGGGCGGCTTACGTCCGAGCTCGACGCGCCGGCTCAGCGCCAGACATTGCGATTCCTTGACGGGGAAACGCGACAGCGCGGGGCGGTACACGAGCACGCGGCGCTGGCAGCACTCGCCGGGGCGCTCGCCGACCTCGGTCAGACCGAAGCGGCCGTGGCGGTGGCAGCAGACCTTACCGTAAGAACGGCCTCGCTCCGTGCGGCTGATTTCGGTGGTTCAGTCTTCGACACGGCCATCTTTGGGGACGAAGACCCGATGCTTGAGGCGCAAATCGTAGGGCCCGAGACCGCGTTTTATGCCTGGATGGACGCCGAGGACTTCGCCGCGGCGGAGGCGTCGTGGGCGGAGCTGGCTGCGCTAGCCCCGGATCACGAAGCGACGGCTGCGGCACGCGAGGCGTTCGCGTTTGTGGTGGGACGCGTTCCAGCAGGTGCTGCGCGCGCTGGTGGCGCAACGGCACGGGCGATGCCAGCGCAGAAAAGTGTGACGGTGTGGCCGAACCCAGCCGGTGCACGAGCGACGGTGGGCGTGGCGCTCGCCGAGGAGGCCGTCGTGCGCGTAACGGTAGTGGACGTGCTTGGGCGCGAGGTGGCGGTGGTGCACGCCGGGCGGCTCGCCGCAGGCCGCCATACGCTCGCGTTCGACACGCGCTCGCTCGCTGCGGGCGTCTACGTGGTGCGCGCTGAGCAGCCTAGCGGCGCGACGACCACGCGGCTGACGGTGGTGCGATGA
- a CDS encoding DUF4249 family protein translates to MRTLVLTLCAVLAVSLASCDTYGNDPYEDLIVVEAIMEALAPVPPVLLSTTVPIDAVFDPDVARDVNDATVVLQRLDGNGDVAEVVNYFISGRPGRYLPNSEKGVAEVVPNARYRLLIDVPGFDPIRAETVVPDTFTTVRAPFSPATYQSVEEQPTVRVTPSSFPGRQTIYIFSILAADQVGNPNADDLTPLPRAIYDEFDAEDPDDLNDRREFLQEAVFGASPLLNEERYIENADGTLDVSVPWLAFSFYGFHELAASAVDDALSDFISTQAAQFQPTTLSPGEIPNIATNIEGGLGVFGAYARSVTNVMITRE, encoded by the coding sequence ATGCGTACCCTCGTTCTTACCCTGTGCGCCGTGCTCGCGGTGAGCCTCGCCTCGTGCGACACCTACGGCAACGACCCCTACGAAGACCTGATCGTGGTCGAGGCCATCATGGAGGCCCTGGCCCCCGTGCCACCGGTCCTGCTCTCGACAACGGTGCCTATCGACGCGGTGTTCGACCCGGATGTCGCGCGCGATGTCAACGATGCGACCGTTGTCTTGCAGCGGCTTGACGGCAACGGGGACGTAGCCGAGGTCGTGAATTACTTCATTTCGGGGCGTCCTGGACGATACCTACCCAACTCTGAAAAGGGCGTGGCCGAGGTCGTGCCGAACGCCCGCTACAGGCTGCTAATCGACGTGCCCGGCTTCGACCCAATCCGTGCTGAGACGGTGGTGCCCGATACGTTCACGACCGTCCGCGCACCGTTCAGCCCGGCGACCTACCAGTCGGTCGAGGAGCAGCCGACCGTCCGCGTGACACCGAGTTCGTTTCCGGGGCGGCAGACGATCTACATCTTCTCCATCCTCGCCGCAGATCAGGTCGGCAACCCTAATGCTGACGACCTAACGCCGCTCCCGCGCGCGATCTACGACGAGTTCGACGCAGAGGACCCTGACGACCTCAACGACCGGCGCGAGTTTCTCCAGGAGGCCGTCTTTGGTGCCTCGCCGCTGCTGAACGAGGAGCGCTACATCGAGAACGCCGACGGGACGCTCGACGTGTCGGTGCCGTGGCTGGCGTTCAGCTTCTACGGCTTCCACGAACTCGCAGCAAGCGCTGTGGACGACGCCCTGAGCGACTTCATCTCAACGCAGGCGGCGCAGTTTCAGCCGACGACGCTCTCGCCGGGCGAGATCCCGAACATCGCCACCAACATCGAGGGCGGTCTCGGCGTCTTCGGGGCCTACGCACGCTCCGTGACGAACGTGATGATCACGCGGGAATGA
- a CDS encoding carboxypeptidase-like regulatory domain-containing protein produces the protein MSSTRALLALTLALVFLAPPGFAQSTPERAPTQRATVNGYVRDARSGETLIQATITVAGTTRGTTTNTSGFYTLSGLAPGEVTLRFSYIGYADQTRTLTLEAGTRRLDIDLEPEASIVGEVTVEAELPIEEERAVGVQQVPIALVQRIPSAFENDLFRSIQLLPGVKAANDFSSKLYIRGGSPDQTLILLDNTTVYNPTHFFGFFSIFNTDAIKDVRLYKGGYPAPYGGRLGSVIDIYNREGNRNEFDASLGVGLLASRVGLEGPLKVGNARGSWLVAARRSTVEPLLAALRSADLTGIPDSYYFYDVNARVALDLTPRDKLSISTYLGQDRVDVPIFDDARFILDYGNRTLSLGYTRILSENVFIRTNATASQYFNFPIGQFAGTEFTRDNTATDFSLRSDLEWLPSARFETMVGVWAGNLSLFLEDTFDNQPSFLSDLQANYLQAYGQTVYRPTANWKLTTGLRVSYHGSGEYVRLEPRAQLERKFGDNAVLQFAYGRYSQFLSLISNESFSGFDVWVMTDTGLNPQMSDQVVVGLKTKPARGYAFDAEIYYRSMDDLFEINPVLQDAAGFSYRDLFRVGDGYAYGIELLAEKQVGRVTGLASYTLSTTRRRFPEDGLFPGVNEDPDTGEFLFYPPKFDRLHDVTLVLDLDIGRDWTFTTAGIYQTGQAYTLPQARFSLQNNPFSSNDLNGLYSPLLNTERLPAYHRVDVGFTKTGRFFGFADYELTLQVLNLYNRRNVWFYTYSFDTNPVEESAVEQLPILPNIALSLDF, from the coding sequence ATGTCTTCTACTCGCGCGCTCCTCGCGCTGACGTTGGCCCTCGTTTTCCTCGCACCGCCCGGGTTCGCACAGAGCACGCCCGAGCGCGCCCCAACGCAGCGGGCGACCGTCAACGGCTACGTCCGCGACGCCCGCTCTGGAGAGACGCTCATCCAGGCGACCATCACTGTCGCGGGCACGACGCGTGGGACGACGACCAACACGTCAGGGTTCTACACGCTATCCGGACTTGCGCCCGGCGAGGTCACGCTGCGCTTCTCCTACATCGGCTATGCCGACCAGACGCGCACGCTGACCCTCGAAGCCGGAACGCGCCGCCTCGACATCGACCTGGAGCCTGAGGCGTCCATCGTGGGGGAGGTTACCGTCGAGGCCGAATTGCCCATCGAAGAAGAGCGCGCCGTGGGCGTGCAGCAGGTGCCCATTGCGCTCGTGCAGCGCATCCCGTCGGCGTTTGAAAACGACCTCTTCCGCTCGATCCAACTGCTGCCTGGCGTGAAGGCGGCCAACGACTTCTCCTCGAAGCTCTACATCCGCGGCGGCTCGCCCGACCAGACGCTCATCCTCCTCGACAACACGACCGTCTACAACCCGACGCACTTCTTCGGCTTCTTCTCGATTTTCAACACGGACGCCATCAAGGACGTGCGGCTCTACAAGGGCGGCTACCCGGCTCCCTACGGCGGGCGGCTCGGCTCGGTGATCGACATCTACAACCGCGAAGGCAACCGCAACGAGTTCGACGCGAGCCTCGGCGTGGGGCTCCTCGCCTCGCGCGTCGGCCTCGAAGGGCCGCTCAAGGTGGGCAACGCGCGCGGCTCGTGGCTCGTCGCGGCGCGTCGCTCGACGGTGGAACCGCTGCTGGCAGCCCTGCGCTCGGCCGACCTCACGGGCATCCCTGACAGCTACTACTTCTACGACGTCAACGCCCGCGTGGCGCTCGACCTCACCCCGCGCGATAAGCTCTCGATCTCGACCTATCTCGGCCAGGACCGCGTCGACGTGCCCATCTTCGACGACGCGCGCTTCATCCTCGACTACGGCAACCGCACGCTCAGCCTCGGCTATACGCGCATCCTCTCCGAGAATGTCTTCATCCGCACGAACGCGACCGCCTCGCAATATTTCAACTTCCCCATCGGTCAGTTCGCGGGTACCGAGTTCACGCGCGACAACACCGCCACCGACTTCTCACTGCGCTCCGACCTGGAGTGGTTGCCGAGCGCGCGCTTCGAGACGATGGTGGGCGTTTGGGCAGGCAATCTGTCGCTTTTCCTCGAAGACACCTTCGACAACCAGCCGTCGTTTCTCTCGGACCTCCAGGCGAACTACCTCCAGGCCTATGGCCAGACCGTCTACCGCCCGACAGCCAACTGGAAGCTGACGACGGGGCTGCGTGTGAGCTACCACGGCTCCGGCGAGTACGTCCGCCTCGAACCTCGCGCGCAGCTGGAGCGCAAGTTCGGCGACAACGCCGTGCTGCAGTTCGCCTACGGGCGCTACTCGCAGTTCCTCTCGCTCATTTCCAACGAGTCCTTCTCCGGCTTCGACGTGTGGGTGATGACCGACACGGGGCTCAACCCGCAGATGTCCGACCAGGTCGTCGTTGGGCTCAAGACGAAGCCCGCGCGCGGCTACGCGTTCGACGCGGAGATCTACTACCGCTCGATGGACGACCTCTTCGAGATCAACCCGGTCCTGCAAGACGCAGCGGGCTTCAGCTACCGCGACCTCTTCCGCGTGGGCGACGGCTACGCGTACGGCATCGAGTTGCTCGCCGAAAAGCAGGTCGGGCGGGTCACGGGCCTCGCGAGCTACACGCTGAGTACCACGCGCCGCCGCTTCCCCGAAGACGGGCTCTTCCCCGGCGTCAACGAAGACCCCGACACCGGCGAGTTTCTTTTCTACCCGCCGAAATTCGACCGCCTCCACGACGTGACGCTCGTGCTTGACCTCGACATCGGTCGCGACTGGACGTTCACGACCGCCGGCATCTACCAGACCGGGCAGGCCTACACGTTGCCGCAGGCGCGCTTCAGCCTTCAGAACAACCCGTTTTCTAGCAACGACCTCAACGGCCTCTACTCGCCGCTCCTCAACACGGAGCGGCTGCCCGCCTACCACCGCGTGGACGTGGGCTTCACGAAGACCGGCCGCTTTTTCGGGTTCGCCGACTATGAGCTCACGCTGCAGGTGCTCAACCTCTACAACCGGCGCAACGTCTGGTTTTACACCTACAGCTTCGACACCAACCCCGTCGAGGAGTCGGCCGTCGAGCAGCTCCCGATCCTCCCCAACATCGCCCTCTCGCTGGATTTCTAG
- a CDS encoding YfhO family protein, with protein sequence MWADRPVWVRDLLCLGLLLLIAVVFTWPTTFGGQAPIPTDVEQYRGMAEAMLDYEEATGDDALWAPNLFGGMPGYLIHYKQEAPQLDDLPRLLRMGGMWPVQYLFVLMAGMYALLVFLTRTRLAGLVAAVAFALTTYLPIIIVTGHNTKFIALAYAPWLLLAFAFALNPSDKRGWQRWAVGALIFAIALAINLRAKHVQITYYVAWMLGIWWVTEGIGAVREGRTKTFGLATAALAVGSVLALLMVAQPFLLTFEHKAFTIRGAVAGDGGGLAWERAMAWSQGASELLTLVVANAFGGSSVSNTFGGGDGTYWGPKIFTFGPHYVGPVVLVLAALALWGVRRRTVWAMGISAGLMTLFSLGEYLPLLNRPLFDVFPLFSAFRVPETWLSVVALALAVLAGYGVYYLMRREPTPATEQHKTRSIYVTLAVTGGFLAAIWLGGTALLDFEQDNERTRIVQAIAQQNNVAPTDPRVSDAANRVLRESRAERVDLFRADSTRSVVFFLLFGALLIAYRMRTLPPWTILGVLLLVLVDLWGVGQRYFNDAVPQLRSKRELTADLRAYDFDRFILRQVEVAGGAGHFRTLPEALNPRNSAREAFFYESTGGYHGAKLALYQDYLDEILYEPNGALNENGLDLMSNRFVVARRPMPGLNPVYQDESTGLLVLENPDYLPRAFLVGDTEVVPDDDAAIARLTDNRFEPRGTAVLTEADAAMLPDGFTPSPMVVLPDSTAAGSTLTARVTLERFTPREIVWEVHTDAPRLLVASEVYYPAGWTATVSDEPAPIVRVNHLLRGVPIPEGQHIVRMRFDPPLHETGYRISFLATLFVYGSVLGLGAWGWYRRGRG encoded by the coding sequence ATGTGGGCCGACCGGCCGGTCTGGGTCCGCGACCTCCTCTGCCTAGGCCTACTTTTGCTCATTGCGGTGGTGTTCACCTGGCCGACCACCTTCGGCGGACAGGCGCCGATCCCAACGGACGTGGAGCAGTATCGCGGCATGGCGGAGGCAATGCTGGACTACGAGGAAGCGACCGGAGACGATGCGCTTTGGGCACCCAACCTGTTTGGAGGCATGCCCGGTTACCTGATCCACTACAAACAGGAAGCCCCGCAGTTAGACGACCTCCCCCGGCTCCTACGCATGGGCGGCATGTGGCCCGTGCAGTACCTCTTCGTACTCATGGCTGGGATGTACGCGCTGCTCGTCTTCCTGACGCGTACCCGGCTTGCGGGCCTTGTGGCTGCCGTTGCGTTTGCCCTGACGACCTACCTCCCAATCATCATCGTCACCGGGCACAACACCAAGTTTATCGCCCTGGCGTACGCTCCGTGGCTCTTGCTGGCGTTCGCATTCGCGCTCAACCCGAGCGACAAGAGAGGCTGGCAACGCTGGGCGGTGGGCGCTCTCATTTTCGCCATTGCATTGGCCATCAACCTACGAGCAAAGCATGTCCAGATCACCTACTATGTGGCCTGGATGCTGGGCATCTGGTGGGTCACCGAGGGCATCGGCGCGGTCCGCGAGGGGCGAACAAAGACGTTCGGCCTCGCTACGGCCGCGCTCGCCGTTGGCTCAGTGCTGGCATTGCTGATGGTAGCGCAGCCGTTCCTGCTAACCTTTGAGCACAAGGCCTTCACGATTCGCGGTGCCGTTGCAGGCGATGGAGGCGGTCTCGCTTGGGAGCGCGCGATGGCGTGGAGCCAAGGCGCCAGCGAGCTTCTGACACTGGTCGTAGCCAATGCCTTCGGCGGGAGTAGTGTGTCGAATACCTTCGGCGGCGGCGATGGGACCTACTGGGGGCCCAAGATTTTCACGTTTGGGCCGCACTATGTCGGTCCAGTGGTACTTGTGCTGGCGGCGCTCGCGTTGTGGGGCGTCCGCCGGCGCACGGTCTGGGCGATGGGCATCAGCGCAGGCCTGATGACGCTCTTCTCGCTGGGCGAATACCTCCCCCTCCTCAACCGGCCACTCTTCGATGTCTTTCCGCTCTTCAGCGCGTTCCGCGTCCCGGAGACGTGGCTGTCGGTGGTCGCCCTGGCGCTGGCTGTGCTCGCAGGCTACGGCGTCTACTACCTCATGCGACGCGAGCCAACCCCGGCCACCGAGCAGCACAAAACCCGCTCGATCTACGTCACACTCGCGGTCACCGGAGGCTTCTTGGCCGCAATCTGGCTGGGCGGTACGGCGCTCCTCGACTTCGAGCAAGACAACGAGCGCACGCGCATCGTTCAGGCCATCGCGCAGCAGAACAACGTCGCGCCGACCGATCCGCGCGTCTCCGATGCCGCCAACCGCGTGCTCCGTGAGTCGCGCGCCGAACGTGTCGACCTGTTTCGCGCTGACTCGACCCGCTCGGTGGTCTTCTTCCTACTTTTCGGTGCACTTCTCATCGCCTATCGGATGCGCACGCTCCCGCCTTGGACCATCCTTGGCGTACTTCTCCTCGTCCTCGTTGACCTTTGGGGGGTCGGTCAGCGCTATTTCAACGACGCCGTCCCGCAACTCCGCTCGAAACGGGAGTTGACCGCCGACCTGCGCGCCTACGATTTCGACCGGTTCATTCTCCGGCAGGTCGAAGTGGCTGGGGGAGCGGGGCACTTTCGCACGCTACCTGAGGCACTGAACCCGAGGAATTCGGCGCGCGAGGCGTTCTTCTACGAGTCCACCGGCGGCTACCACGGCGCCAAGCTCGCGCTCTACCAAGACTACCTCGACGAGATTCTCTACGAGCCCAACGGCGCGCTCAACGAGAATGGCCTCGACCTGATGAGCAATCGCTTCGTGGTCGCGCGACGACCGATGCCCGGGCTTAATCCCGTCTATCAAGACGAGTCCACGGGCTTGCTCGTGCTGGAGAATCCCGACTACCTCCCGCGCGCCTTTCTTGTCGGCGACACGGAGGTCGTGCCGGATGACGACGCCGCGATTGCGCGGCTCACGGACAACCGCTTCGAGCCCCGTGGCACCGCCGTGCTCACCGAGGCCGACGCGGCGATGCTGCCGGACGGCTTCACGCCTTCGCCGATGGTCGTACTGCCCGACTCGACGGCAGCCGGCTCGACGCTGACCGCGAGGGTGACGCTGGAGCGCTTTACGCCCCGCGAGATCGTCTGGGAGGTACACACCGACGCGCCGCGCCTGCTCGTGGCGAGCGAAGTCTATTACCCCGCCGGCTGGACAGCAACCGTGAGCGACGAGCCAGCGCCCATCGTGCGGGTGAACCACCTGCTTCGCGGCGTTCCGATCCCCGAGGGTCAACACATCGTCCGCATGCGCTTCGATCCACCACTTCATGAGACTGGCTACCGCATCAGCTTCCTGGCGACGCTCTTCGTCTATGGCAGCGTGCTCGGCCTCGGCGCGTGGGGCTGGTATCGCCGCGGCCGGGGGTAG
- a CDS encoding response regulator transcription factor: MPSLFVVDDHPITREGYLRLFAGVPALEIVGTTGNGATAFELIQEANPDLVVVDLNLPDMHGLELIKRLRALRPEMGILVVSIHDERRYAERVLRAGAQGYVMKEVAASTILNAVETVLSGRTYYSDSLRQYLIERTLDGEEVMLPTSRLTDRELEAFELLGQGLATREVAERMQVSAKTVDSYRESIKTKLGLKHANELVQRAALFRQQELRRNTASE; this comes from the coding sequence ATGCCTAGCCTCTTCGTCGTAGACGACCATCCGATTACCCGCGAGGGATACCTTCGACTTTTCGCTGGTGTCCCGGCGCTGGAGATAGTCGGGACGACCGGAAACGGCGCCACGGCCTTCGAACTGATCCAGGAAGCCAACCCCGACCTCGTTGTGGTTGACCTGAACCTCCCGGACATGCACGGGCTGGAACTCATCAAGCGGTTGCGGGCGCTGCGACCTGAAATGGGCATCCTCGTCGTTTCGATTCACGACGAGCGCCGGTATGCCGAACGCGTCCTAAGAGCGGGAGCCCAAGGGTACGTCATGAAAGAGGTTGCTGCATCCACGATCCTCAATGCTGTAGAGACCGTCCTAAGCGGACGTACGTACTACAGCGACTCGCTCCGGCAATACCTGATCGAGCGGACGCTCGATGGCGAGGAGGTGATGCTACCGACGTCGCGCCTCACTGATCGCGAGCTCGAAGCGTTTGAGCTGCTAGGCCAGGGCCTCGCGACGCGCGAGGTTGCAGAGCGCATGCAGGTTAGTGCGAAAACGGTCGATTCGTACCGCGAAAGCATCAAGACGAAGCTGGGGCTGAAACACGCGAATGAACTCGTCCAGCGTGCAGCACTCTTCCGTCAGCAGGAGCTCCGGCGAAACACTGCGTCGGAGTAA
- the gatC gene encoding Asp-tRNA(Asn)/Glu-tRNA(Gln) amidotransferase subunit GatC: MALNRAEVHRLARLARIALTDEDEHRMADDLTQILAYVEHLQSIDTDGVPPMSHGLAESDDALAARLRPDVVSPRAGLADAMRNAPDSDGTFVRVPKVID; encoded by the coding sequence ATGGCACTCAACCGAGCGGAAGTGCACCGTCTCGCCCGCCTCGCCCGGATCGCTCTCACCGACGAGGATGAACACCGGATGGCTGACGACCTCACGCAGATCTTGGCCTACGTCGAACACCTGCAGTCTATCGATACGGATGGGGTCCCACCGATGTCGCACGGGCTCGCAGAGAGCGACGATGCGTTGGCCGCGCGCTTGCGACCAGACGTCGTTTCACCGCGAGCAGGCCTCGCAGATGCGATGCGCAACGCGCCCGACTCGGACGGCACGTTCGTTCGTGTCCCCAAAGTGATCGACTAG